DNA from Coregonus clupeaformis isolate EN_2021a unplaced genomic scaffold, ASM2061545v1 scaf0837, whole genome shotgun sequence:
GGCTGTTCGAGATTGCGCAGATTGAAAACGTGCCAGCCGGAATGGCATGATGCCTCTTACAAATTGTCAAATTAGGGTTTGTAAGGTCATGAACATTTATGGAAATTAGTTTAATAATTGTTGTAAATGTAATTCATGAAAGCACACTTTTAAATATAGTCAATCAATTAAAAAACTACATATCAGCCATTATGGGAATGACCCTTTAGCGCATGTCTGTGGTGCTGCGTGTGTGCCAGTGCGAGTGGGCCGTTGCCGGAGGAAAGAGAGTGCGACATTTCAGCAGCAGGTATAAAATAATTACAGACTAACTAGATCACCAATTCAAAATATAACTTGTAGCAGTTATCTCGCTAGTTAACAAACAAACTAAGCATTAATTTCATTGTTGCCTTTCCACGGGCACTGTAGAGCCTAAATAAATGTGCACCTTTAGAAAGCTGGGATTCCCCTCTATTAAACAGTAGCCATGTAATTGCGACAACGTTAAAAAATATTCTAAGAATAGCCTAATTGACAAATAACTTGCTGTGCATAGATCTCCCCTGAACATGAATATTTTAGCCATATATATAAACATGTCTAGTTAGATACCTTGCTTTGAAGTAGACTACCTTATCCATTTGATCCCTGACTTATTGAATGAGGGAATAATTTTATAAAGACAAAAGcatttggttgtaatgttgaaaagccaagcctgcacacccaggagctctccagatggagggttgaccACATATTGACAACATGTGACTAACAGTGCATCTCTATGTGGGGGGCTATGTGCCTTGATCATGATAACATGTGACTAACAGTGCATCTCTATGTGGGGGGCTAAGTACCTTGATCAAGGGCAAAACGGCAGGAGGTGGTAGGTCTACATGGAATCAGACACAGCAGCTTTCCAGTGTCAATAATGCTTACTTTTTCATGTAGGCTATAATAATAGTCATGAAAAGGTGCTAAAAGTCATGGAGAAGTAATGGAACTTCTCCAGAACCattgaacagcgccggaagaagatggctgccgttttacagccctctaaccaattgtactattatgtgtgtttttccgcgttatttgtaatttattttgtacataatgtttctgccatcgtctcttataaccaaagagagcttctggatatcaggacagcgattactcacctcgtattggacgaagactttttcttcaacgaggcgttcgcgaaggatattctacagacacccaacaaggcccagatccccgtcattcgcgtgaggaagagacggagatatcgtggacgcagatccggtgccttgtaaggatccgacggcgtgcgagtaaactgcctctcccatcaatcctattagccaacgttcaatcttttgagaataaaattgacgatttaagattacggttatcctaccaacgggacattaaaaactgtaatatcttatgtttcacggagtcgtggctgaacgacaacaatgacaacattcagctagcaggctatacgctacatcggcaggacagaacgtctgactctggtaagacaaggggcggcggtctgtgtatatttgtaaacaacagctggtgcacaaaatcaaatactaaggaagtctcgaggttttgctcgcctgaggtagagtatcttatgataagctgtagaccacactatttaccaagagagttttcatctatatttttcatagctgtctatttaccaccacaaaccaatgctggcattaagattgcactgaatgagttgtacaaggccattaatcaacaggaaaacgctcatccagatgcagcgctcctagtagccggggactttaatgcagggaaacttaaatccgttctacctaatttctaccagcatgttaaatgtgcaaccagaggggaaaaaactctagaccacctttactccacacacagagacgcatacaaagctctccctcgccctccatttggcaaatctgaccataactctatcctcctgattcctgcttataagcaaaaactgaagcaggaagcaccagtgattcggttaataaaaaagtggtcagatgacgcagatgctaagctacaggactgttttgctagcacagactggaacatgttccggggattcttcagacatcattgaggagtacaccacatcagtcactggcttcatcaataagtgcatcgatgatgtcgtccccacagtgaccgtacgtacataccccaaccagaagccatggattacaggaaacatccgcactgagctaaagggtagagctgccgctttcaaggaacgggactctaacccggacgcttataagaaatcccgctatgacctccgacgaaccatcaaacaggcaaagagtcaatacaggtctaagattgaatcatactacactggctctgacgctcgtcggatgtggcagggcttgaaaactattacagactacaaagggaagcacagccgcgagctgcccagtgacacaagcctaccagacgagctaaaccacttctatgctcgctcgaggcaagcaacactgaagcatgcatgagagcaccagctgctccggacgactatgtgatcacgctctccgtagccgatgtgagtaagacttttaagcaggtcaacattcacaaggccgcagggccagacggattaccaggacgtgtactccgagcatgtgctgaccaactggcaagtgtcttcactgacattttcaacatgtccctgactgagtctgtaataccaacatgtttcaagcagaccaccatagtccccgtgcccaagaactctaagataacctgcctaaatgactaccgacccgtagcactgacgtctgtagccatgaagtgctttgaaagactggtcatggctcacatcaacagcataatcccagaaaccctagacccactccaatttgcataccgcccccaacagatccacagatgatgcaatctctatcgcactccacactgccctttcccacctggacaagaggaacacctacgtgagaatgctattcattgactacagctcagcattcaacaccatagtgccctctaagctcatcactaagctaaggatcctgggactaaacacctccctctgcaactggatcctggacttcctgacgggccgcccccaggtggtaagggtaggtaacaacacatctgccacactgatcctcaacacgggggcccctcaggggtgcgtgctcagtcccctcctgtactctctgttcacccatgactgcatggccaggcacgactccaacaccatcattaagtttgccgacgacacaacagtggtaggcctgatcaccgacaacgatgagacagcctatagggaggaggtcagagatctggccgtgtggtgccaggacaacaacctctccctcaacgtgaccaagacaaaggaaatgattgtggactacaggaaaaaaaagaggactgagcacgcccccattctcatcgacggggctgtagtggaacaggttgagagcttcaagttccttggtgtccacatcaccaacgaactatcatggtccaaacacaccaagacagtcgtgaagagggcacgacaaagcctattccccctcaggagactaaaaagatttggcatgggtcctcagatcctcaaaaattctacagctgcaccatcgagagcatcctgactggttgcatcaccgcctggtatggcaactgcttggcctctgaccgcaaggcactacagagggtagtgcgtacggcccagtacatcactggggcaaagctccctgccatccaggacctctataccaggcggtgtcagaggaaggccctcaaaattgtcaaagactccagccaccctagtcatagactgttctctctgctaccgcacggcaagcggtaccggagtgccaagtctaggtccaaaagacttctcaacagcttctacccccaagccataagactcctgaacagctaatcatggctacccggaatatttgcactgaccccatcctttttacgctgctgctactctgttaagtatttatgcttagtcactttaactctacccacatgtacatattacctcaactacctcaactagcctgtgcccccgcacattgactatgcaactgtacccccctgtatatatagcctccctactgtcactttattttactttatatatagcctccctactgtcactttattttacttctgctcttttttttctcaacacttttttgttgttgttttattcttactttttttgtttaaaataaatgcactgttggttaagggctgtaagtaagcatttcactgtaatgtctgcacctgttgtattcggcgcatgtgaccaataaaatttgatttgatttgatttgatttgaaatgtgttTAAACAATTAACAGTGAATAATCAGAGGTCTCTATAGTATAATGTCTAATGGACCGACTTGGAAAAAATACAGCTCCTCGTTCcatcccaagtcaagcactgtatattactggaaacattctaagtttaccagtaaactaccagaattttggtatctttcagggattttatgtaatctatcaccagacatctagtggcccttttgggtatttcagattatcacaggtgtctgtaacaATCTGACCCTCTGTGGCTGCTTTTACACATGCAGCGCAATTCAGATttctttgaccaatcacatcagatcttttcacatcagatctttttcggAGTTGATCTGATTGTTCAAAAGACCAATTAATGAAAAAATATCTGAATTGTGTAAATGCAGTGGCCTCATCACATAAAATATCTGAAATAATTCAATAAGATGCTAAACCAAAAAtgtttactatgtcaatatgtctttgttgtcaatgttttggcgtcaaactggtggcagttgtgaaaaaagtaaatagttggaagagttgcagagttaattgaaaataatgccattgttgattaaatgcttttttaattaattaggctattttctcttaaccatatggtctatctacttgaaactcatggacaatatggacacatatataataaataaatacgatatattcattaaaaataaatgttttcaagtataaattaccaaagttacgatagattgtcatatattttctgttaattaccaaaattactgaagattccggtaactttggaaaattactggtagctttgcaaccccacacagcatacagtgagggaaaaaagtatttgatcccctgctgattttgtacgtttgcccactgacaaaagacatgatcagtctataattctaatggtaggtttatttgaacagtgagagacagaataacaacaaaaaaatccagaaaaacgcatgtcaaaaatgttatacatttatttgcattttaatgagggaaataagtatttgacccctctgcaaaacatgacttagtacttggtggcaaaacccttgttggcaatcacagaggtcagatgtttcttgtagttggccaccaggtttgcacacatcccaggagggattttgtcccactcctctttgcagatcttctccaagtcattaaggtttcgaggctgacgattggcaactcgaaccttcagctccctccacagattttctaagggattaaggtctggagactggctaggccactccaggaccttaatgtgcttcttcttgagccactcatttgttgccttggccgtgtgttttgggtcattgtcatgctggaatacccatccacgacccattttcaatgccctggctgagggaaggaggttctcacccaagatttgacggtacatggccccgtccatcgtccctttgatgcggtgaagttgtcctgtccccttagcagaaaaacacccccaaagcataacgtttccacctccatgtttgacggtggggatgttgttcttggggtcataggcagcattcctcctcctcctccaaacacggtgagttgagttgatggcaaagagctcgattttggtctcatctgaccacaacactttcacccagttctcctctgaatcattcagatgttcattggtaaacttcagacaggcctgtatatgtgctttcttgagcagggggaccttgtgggtgctgcaggatttcagtccttcacggcgtagtgtgttaccaattgttttcttggtgactatggtcccagctgccttgagatcattgacaagatcctcccgtgtagttctgggctgattcctcaccgttctcatgaccattgcaactccacgaggtgagatcttgcatggagccccaggccgagggagattgacagttcttttgcttggcgatggtcttgtagccaattccagccttgtgtagatctacaatcttgtccctgacatccttggagagctctttggtcttggccatggtggagagtttggaatctgattgattgattgcttctgtggacaggtgtcttttatacaggtaacaagctgagattaggagcactccctttaagagtgtgctcctaatctcagctcgttacctgtataaaagacacctgggagccagaaatctttctgattgagagggggtcaaatacttatttccctcattaaaatgcaaatcaatttataacatttttgacatgcgtttttctggatttttttgttgttattctgtctctcactgttcaaataaacctaccattaaaattatagactgataatttctttgtcagtgggcaaacatacaaaatcagcagggaatcaaatacttttttccctcactgtagactaTATTTTGAACAGCACAGATTCAATTAATCCAACACGTCAAGCAAATCCTGATTCAAACCTGTAGAAGAAAAACAGATGTTTATCTTTTCCTCTAACAGTGCCGATGGACGTTTTGAGGGCTCTGTCACCAAGGCTGTGGTCAAGTACGATGGCACCATCACCTGGACACAGCCCGCTAACTACAAGTCAGCCTGCATCATCGATGTCACCTTCTTCCCCTTTGACCTGCAGAACTGCTCCATGAAGTTTGGCTCCTGGACCTATGATGGCTCACAGGTTGTAGCCTACACAGCATTGTGAAACAGTCTACAGTATATTAATGACCATACAGTCTTTAACTGATGTCAGAAATGCGTGAATCTCTTGTTTATACTTTAGGGAGTTAAAGGGGAGATACGTCTGTTGATGTTTAGTCTTTTCTAACCTTATATTTACTCAACAGGTTGACATCCTCCTGGAGGACTTCCATGTGGACAAGAGGGACTACTTTGATAATGGTGAATGGGAGATAGTGAAAGCGACAGGTAGCCGTGGTCTGAGGATGGACGGATCCTGCTACTTCCCCTTCATCACCTACTCCTTTATAATCCGTAGACTGCCGCTCTTCTACACCCTGTTCCTCATTATCCCCTGTATTGGCCTTTCCTTCCTCACCATCCTGGTCTTCTACCTTCCCTCCAATGGCGGGGAGAAGATCTCCCTGTGCACCTCTGTGCTGGTGTCCCTCACCGTCTTCCTTCTCGTGATCGAGGAGATCATTCCGTCCTCCTCCAAGGTCATCCCTCTGATCGGGGAGTACCTGGTGTTCACCATGATCTTTGTCACGCTCTCCATCGTCATCACCGTCTTCGCCATCAACATCCACCACCGCTCCTCGTCCACGCACCATGGCATGGCGCCCTGGGTGCGCCGTATCTTCCTGCACAGGCTGCCCAAGCTGCTGTGTATGCACAGCCATGTGGACCGCTATGCTAACCCTGGCGGGGCCAGGGCAGGACTGGCAGGGAGAGAGTGTGCAGGACTGGCAGGGCGAGAGGGGGCAGTTGGGGGCATTATGAAGGGCTCTTCACCAGAGTccacccctcatctctcctctagGAATAACCTGCAGGCTGCTTTGGACTCTATCCGCTACATCACCATGCATGTGGTCAAGGAGAACGAGGTCAGAGAGGTAAGATCCCATAGAGTTACAGAGAATCAATCTGCCCCTGCAGTATAAATGCCAAAGTTGGCATGAGAGAATATTGTGTTTGTTTGTTATGATTTGAACACAATTCAAAATCAATCCTAAAGTACTGAATTTAGGTTTTTGAAGTCTTATTGTAATTCTTTCTATATATTCATCTTCTCCATACTGTATATTTGTCTCCATCCTCTGATTGTCACACGCAACTGCACCTCTGTGTGCAAAGCCCTCCCACCCTGTGTCAACGAGGTCATGTGTTGGAGTCTGAAGGGCATGTttggtctctctctccaggtggtgCAGGACTGGAAGTTTGTGGCTCAGGTTCTGGACCGTGTGTTCCTGTGGACCTTCCTCCTGGTCTCAGTTCTGGGCTCTGCTCTACTCTTCATCCCTGTCATCTACAAATGGGCCAACATCATCGTCCCCAACCATGCAGGCAGCAGCGGATAAGACTAAGCTGAGACTAAGTGCACTGAGCACACCAAATTCAGAGACACTACAGTCAGTGCAGAGGCAGAGACACTTACTCACATGTGGGTGTGGGAGACCAGTTATAATTGCAATGGATTCTAGTTCCATCATGATTCTTGATTTGTTTATATGAATGAGGGATTATTGTCTCTACATTGCTGTATCTGTTGATAGATTAAATTAATATACAATTGTTTTATATTCTGAAAGGAGGATACCTCCCTATAGGCATATCTCACAAAGTAAAGTACATCAATGAATACAATTATCCAGGTTACTGTCTTTCTTGGTTAAGTATAAAACAGTATTATCCTTTAACTGCAAGAATGCATGTTCAAGTCATCATGTGTCCTTGTTTGAcatgacaaataaagtttgacatGCACTCTATATATAAACTAGGCCAATAATTAGCCTCGGAAAAACAGGCTTCTCAAAGTTAACGAAACAGGATTTTGGAAGGCTGGCCACATGAGACTAGCTAATAATTAACAGgtgttgggcaaaactaaacatggcggtgttcaccttagcaatcttattaggataaagacctcctccattcctgccattattgaaagagatcgtgatacctcacatctcaaaatagggttacttaatgttagatccctcacttctgtaacgatcccggctgtctgagtcggggtctggtcgtaagctccagtttcccgagggttcgggaacgctccggggagcgctctggtttccgcacctgattcctgttagcaatctgcacacctgggcctaatcagcacctttcttaggctctggcccaacatccagttcctgccggatcgttagccatgaacagtaggtgttcgttgtatcagttgagcgttctagcgtgagttttgttattttgtactttgttgagtttttgtgtccttacctccgtttttgttccacctgcagtcacacgtccggaaccttcaccccacctctgcctgatggtcggcggctgccgagccatcactggacccagactgcacccccaactactcaaccacgccgcccgctctgtccctggattattctgcaccttttgttatctgaat
Protein-coding regions in this window:
- the LOC121583263 gene encoding neuronal acetylcholine receptor subunit alpha-5-like isoform X2 — translated: MLRAGPAATTLILLLSYCFCHLCHSLGIHKLSSYAKTEDKLFKNLFRNYQKWDEKNQLMTTNVWMKQEWLDMKLRWNLDDYLGITTIRVPSDSIWIPDIVLYDNADGRFEGSVTKAVVKYDGTITWTQPANYKSACIIDVTFFPFDLQNCSMKFGSWTYDGSQVDILLEDFHVDKRDYFDNGEWEIVKATGSRGLRMDGSCYFPFITYSFIIRRLPLFYTLFLIIPCIGLSFLTILVFYLPSNGGEKISLCTSVLVSLTVFLLVIEEIIPSSSKVIPLIGEYLVFTMIFVTLSIVITVFAINIHHRSSSTHHGMAPWVRRIFLHRLPKLLCMHSHVDRYANPGGARAGLAGRECAGLAGREGAVGGIMKGSSPESTPHLSSRNNLQAALDSIRYITMHVVKENEVREVVQDWKFVAQVLDRVFLWTFLLVSVLGSALLFIPVIYKWANIIVPNHAGSSG
- the LOC121583263 gene encoding neuronal acetylcholine receptor subunit alpha-5-like isoform X3, whose product is MKLRWNLDDYLGITTIRVPSDSIWIPDIVLYDNADGRFEGSVTKAVVKYDGTITWTQPANYKSACIIDVTFFPFDLQNCSMKFGSWTYDGSQVDILLEDFHVDKRDYFDNGEWEIVKATGSRGLRMDGSCYFPFITYSFIIRRLPLFYTLFLIIPCIGLSFLTILVFYLPSNGGEKISLCTSVLVSLTVFLLVIEEIIPSSSKVIPLIGEYLVFTMIFVTLSIVITVFAINIHHRSSSTHHGMAPWVRRIFLHRLPKLLCMHSHVDRYANPGGARAGLAGRECAGLAGREGAVGGIMKGSSPESTPHLSSRNNLQAALDSIRYITMHVVKENEVREVVQDWKFVAQVLDRVFLWTFLLVSVLGSALLFIPVIYKWANIIVPNHAGSSG
- the LOC121583263 gene encoding neuronal acetylcholine receptor subunit alpha-5-like isoform X1, with the translated sequence MLRAGPAATTLILLLSYCFCHLCHSLGIHKLSSYAKTEDKLFKNLFRNYQKWVRPVEYLNGTVRVRFGLAISQLVDVDEKNQLMTTNVWMKQEWLDMKLRWNLDDYLGITTIRVPSDSIWIPDIVLYDNADGRFEGSVTKAVVKYDGTITWTQPANYKSACIIDVTFFPFDLQNCSMKFGSWTYDGSQVDILLEDFHVDKRDYFDNGEWEIVKATGSRGLRMDGSCYFPFITYSFIIRRLPLFYTLFLIIPCIGLSFLTILVFYLPSNGGEKISLCTSVLVSLTVFLLVIEEIIPSSSKVIPLIGEYLVFTMIFVTLSIVITVFAINIHHRSSSTHHGMAPWVRRIFLHRLPKLLCMHSHVDRYANPGGARAGLAGRECAGLAGREGAVGGIMKGSSPESTPHLSSRNNLQAALDSIRYITMHVVKENEVREVVQDWKFVAQVLDRVFLWTFLLVSVLGSALLFIPVIYKWANIIVPNHAGSSG